GCCGTCGACCTGCAGAAGAAGCTTGCGGGCAAGGCCGTCTCGGTCTCGCCCTACATCGGGAGCTACTACGAGGGATTGCAAGGCCAGGCATCGCCGCAGGATCTCGAAACGCTCTTTCAGCTGATCTATCTCCAGTTCACCGCGCCGCGCCGGGACCGCGACGCCTTCGAGGCCTTCAAGACCAACGCGCGAGCTGCACTGGCCAATCGCAGCGCCAACCCGGCAACCGCGTTCCGCGACACCCTGACGGTCGTGCTCACGCAGCACCATCCGCGCACTCGCCCGATCAGCGTGGCCGTCGTCGATTCCTTCGATCTCGACCGGTCGTATCGGGTCTACCGCGACCGCTTCGGCGATGCCGGCGACTTCACCTTCGTCATCGTCGGTGCTTTTACGCTGGACGCCATCCGGCCCCTGGTCGAGACCTACCTCGGCAATCTGCCCTCCCGTCAGCGCACCGAGCAGTGGCGCGATGTCGGCATCCGTCCGCCAACGGGCGTGATCGAGCGCCAGGTCGTGCGAGGCCTCGAACCGCGCAGTCAGACGCAGCTGGTCTTCTCGGGCGCCTTCCCGTACTCCCGGGAAGAGCGGTTCGTGATTCGCAGTCTGGCCGATGTGCTCGACCTCCGGCTCCGCGAGCGACTTCGCGAGGACCTCGGCGGAACCTACGGGGCGTCGGTCAGCGCGTCGCCCACTAAGGTGCCGCGAGAGGAGTATTCGATCAGCGTGGGCTTCGGCTCCGCGCCGGATCGGGTCGACGAACTGGTCGCCGCGGTGTGGGCCGAAATCGACGCGCTCCAGCGCACTGGCGCGACCGACGACGAACTCGTCAAGCTGCGGGAGTCGACCGTCCGCACCCGCGAAACCAGCCTGCGCGAGAACGGCTTCTGGCTTGGTCAGCTGTCCGGCTATGAGCAGACGGGTGAGGATTTCCGCGGCATCCTCGTGACGGCGGACCTGCTCCCGTTACTGACTGCCGAGAGGCTCAAGCAGGCGGCCGTGCGCTACCTCGATCGCAGCAACCACGTCCGGGTCACCCTGGTACCGGAAACCAGCCGGACGCCCTGAGGGCGCCACGACGGCGGGGAGGACAACTTCCCCGCCCCCTTCAACCACCCGGAGGCGTCTCTTACGCATCGCCTTCGAGCTCGTTCGGCGCCCCCCTCGTGCCGATAGGGGCGCACCTCTACTTTCCAGCATCCACTGCCCCACGCTCGAATCTCTTCACCGCCTCGGACCTCATGCCAGCGCGCCGCACCCACACCTTCACCGAATCCGTGATTCGCGGAATGACCCGGCTCGCCACCCAGCATGGGGCGATCAACCTGGCACAAGGTTTCCCGAACTTCCCGACCCCCGATGTGCTCAAGGAGGCCGCCGCCAAAGCCATCCGTGAAGACATCAACCAGTACGCCATCACCTGGGGCTCCAAACGATTGCGCGACGCGCTGGCCCGGAAGTACGCCGAGTGGTATGGCATGACGGTCGATCCGGAAACCGAGATCACCGTCACCTGCGGAGCGACCGAAGCGATGGCGGCGGTCATGCTGGCGCTGGTCGACCCCGGTGAAGAGGTCATCGTGATGGAGCCGTTCTACGAGAACTACGGCCCAGACGCCATCCTCTCTGAAGCCACACCCGTTTTTGTGCCGATGATGCCAGGCGAGCCGCTCGATCTGGATCGGCTGGCTCGGGCATTCTCCACGAAGACTCGCGCAATCATCGTCAACACACCCGGCAATCCGTCGGGTCGAGTCTTGACGCGGGCCGAGTTGACCGCGATTGCGGAGCTCTGCGAGCAGCACAATGTCTGGGCGATTACCGATGAGATTTACGAGCACATCTACTACGAGGGCGAGCACATCCCGGTTGCCACGCTGCCCGGGATGCGGGACCGCACGGTCACGATCAGCGGCGCATCGAAGACCTTCAGCATCACGGGCTGGCGCATCGGCACCATCATCTCGCCCGCGAGCGTCACCGACGCGATCCGGAAGGTGCACGACTTCCTGACGGTCGGTGCGCCAGCACCGCTTCAGGAGGGTTTGGCCGTGGCTATGGAAACACTCGGCCGCGACTACTACGAGAGCCTCGAACGCGACTACCGGGCCCGTCGGGACCTGCTCGTCGGCGCCCTTAACCGGGCCGGGTTCAAGTGTGAGGCGCCGCAAGGCGCGTACTACATCCTGGCCGACTTTACCGCCATCAAGAAGCTTCGCTCCGACGAGTTTGCACGGTGGCTCACGGTCGAAGGTGGTGTGGCGACCGTGCCGGGCACCAGCTTCTTCTCGGATCCGGAAATGGGCCGCGACTATACCAGGTTCGCCTTCTGCAAGACCGAGGATATGCTGCAGGCAGCGGTCGAACGGTTGCAGCGCTTGTAGGGCCGCTTTTTACGATCGCTTCGGGTAGTAGCGGACGTTCGGCAGACGGGCAAAGTCCGCGTCCATTGTCCACACGACTGCCTCGTAGCGCCCGGCCGTTGCATAGATGATGCTGTCGGCAAGAGGCAGTTTGTGCAGAATCCCCTGTTGTGCGGCGCTGAACGCGAGCGCTGCGTCCAGGGGCACGATCGTGCCCTGGTGCAGCAGTGCAGCAACCTGCAATGCGTCGTCCTCCCCCCGCTGCTGCATGACGCGGCGGCTCACTTCGGTCAGGACAATCGTCGGCACGATCAGACGGTCGACGTTCTCCACAGCCGCCGCAAACTTGCCGGCATTGGAAGTCCCGGCGAAGTACTCCAACCAGGCCGATGAGTCGACCAGGTTCACACCCGATCCTTTTCGCGGGGCACAGAGGTGTCGATGCCCTTCAGGGCACCCCGCATCGACCGGATCGACCGGATCGGGATGAACTCGATTCGGTTCTCGTACTGCAGGACCTGCACCTTCTGTCCAGGCTCGAGGCCAAGTTGCTCCCGGATCGCCCGGGGAATCACGACCTGGAACTTCGGCGAAACTGTGACGACCGACATAACAACCTCATCGATGACATACTCGTAATACGATATAACGATCGATCGAGATCGACAAGCGGACTTGCCCGCCGGCCCAGCCCCTCGCCGCCATGGCAAGCCCGTATGTGTGGACGAACTCACGTCGCGCGTCAACGCCTGTAACGTCGAGCTCAAGCTGCCCCCGAGGCCACACGGACGAGGAAGGATCACGATGCGCAATCGGTTTGCAACGGGGTGGCGAATACTCAGACGATCGGTAAGGATCTGGTCCGACCGCAACGCAACCCAGGCGGCGGGAGCGCTCGCGTTCTACACCCTGTTTTCGATGGCCCCCCTGCTGATCATCGTGATCACCATGACCGGCGCCTTCTTCGGCGAAGACGCCGCGCAGGGCCGGATTGCCGGACAGATCGAAGAGCTGATCGGGCCCCGTGCCGCAGCTACCGTCGAAGATGCGGTCGACCGGTCCCGGATCGAGCGGGCGGGGTTGCTGCCGACCGTGATCGGCATCGTGCTGACGCTGATTGGCGCCACGACCGTGTTTGCCCAGATGCAGACCTCGTTGAACAACATCTGGGAGGTCAAGGCCAAGCCGTCGCGGAGCGGCGTGCTCGCCTTTCTCCTGACCCGCCTGATCTCCTTTGGCATGGTGCTCGGCATCGGGTTCGTCATGCTGACATCGTTCCTGATCACCATCGCCGTCACCGCAGCCGTACATTTCGCCGAGGAGTGGATACCGGTGCCGGGGTGGGTGCTCGCGGTGGTCGACCTGATCGTGTCGCTTGGTGTTGTCACGCTACTCTTCGTGCTGATCTTTCGCGTCCTGCCAGACGTCAAGGTCAGTTGGAAGCAGGCCTGGCATGGCTCGCTGCTGACGGCAGTGCTCTTTGTGCTTGGCCAAGTCGTTATTTCGCAGTATCTCACCCGGGCCGGGCCGGCCTCCGCTTACGGAGCGGCCGGCGCGCTCGTGCTGATCCTGATGTGGGTCTACTACTCCGCGATGATCAGCCTGTTCGGCGCAGCACTGACCCGGGCGCTGGTCGAGCACCGTGAAGGCGATATCGTACCTGCACGCGGCGCGGTCGAGGTGCGAACCGAGATCGTCGAGGAGGACACCGCGTAGTCGGGCTAACGCAGCCCAGTGAGGGCGTCCGCACGCAGTTTAGAACGGAACCGGGCCGCTTCGGCCGTGCGGCCGGTGCGCTCGTGCAGCACCGTCAGCGCACGGTAGAGTGCTTGCATGTCCCGATGCGCAGGTTGCAACCGGTTGCCGGCAATGGCAACGGCCCGATCCAGACTGGCCGATGCGCCCGTCAGGTCCCCGCGCTCGAGCCGGAGCTCGCTAAGCAGCCGGTGGGTCCACGCCACCAGCAGCGCGTCCTCACCCCACGTCGCGACACGGATCGCGAGCGCCTCTTCCATCGCCCGCTCCGCACCGACTGGATCTCCATGGCGCTGCAGTTCCTGCGCCAGGGTCGTCAACGCCCCAGCCACCCGCGGATCGGCATTGCCATGTAGGCGGCGTCGGTCAGCGAGCGCCTTGCGCAGCAAGGCCAACCCATCCTGATGACGCCTCGTCGCGAGCAGGATCCGGCCCAGCAGCTCGTCGATCGACACCACACTCGGGTGATCAGGCCCATTCGCGCGAAGGCTGATGGCCCTGGCCTGGCGAGCATACGTTTCCGCCTCCTCGGGATCGCCCCGTCGAAGCCCGCCGAACATGGTGACCCAGGGACTCAATCCGGAGCTGCTGCTGGCCAATCAGTACGGGCATGCGCTGCATGTCTGGGAGCTCAGCACCGGCAAGCATCAGCAGCGGCTCGACCTGGGGGCCGAGCACCAGATGGTGCTCGAGCTTCGACCCGCCCACGATCCGACCAAGGCGTACGGTTTCGTCGGTGTCGTGGTCTCCACCAAGGACCTGTCGGCCTCGATCTGGATGTGGTACCTGACTGACGGTGCTGGATCCAAGCGAGAGTGGAAGGCAAAGAAGGTGATCGAGATTCCGGCCGAGCCGTGCGACCCGGCCCTGCTCCCTCCGGCGCTCCAGCCGTTTGGCGCCGTGCCACCGCTGGTAACAGACATCAATCTGTCACTCGACGATCGCTACCTCTACGTCTCGTGCTGGGGCACGGGCGAGATTCGCCAGTACGACGTTTCCGATCCCTTCAACCCGCGGTTCATTGGTTCTGCGCGAATCGGCGGCATCGTGCGTCGGACCCCGCACCCGGCCGACCCGACCCGGCCCCTCAACGGCGGCCCGCAGATGGTCGAGATCAGTCGCGACGGTCGCCGCATCTTCCTGACCAACTCGCTCTACTCGCCCTGGGATGCGCAGTTCTACCCGGACGGGATCGAGGGCTGGATGGTCAAGCTCGACGCCGATCCGAACGGGGGAATCACCTTCGACGAGCGCTTCCTGGTGCGCTTCGACCACGGCATGCGGGCCCATCAGGTCCGCCTCCAGGGCGGCGACGCTTCGTCCGACTCATTCTGCTTCGCGGCCTGAGGACACCATGACCGATGGATTCGCAACAGTGGCTGCGCTCGGCGCCTGGCACGGCATCAACCCCGCAATGGGATGGCTCTTTGCAACGGCGCTTGCCATGCAGGAGCGCACCGAGCGGGCGGCGTGGCGGGCCCTGCTGCCCCTGGCGGTCGGTCACGCCGGCGCCGTGGCTGCCGCGCTCGGCGTGGCAGTGGTGCTGAGCGCCGTGGTCTCACTCGAATGGCTGGGGCGCATCGGGGGACTCGCGCTGATCGGGTTCGGGATCTACCGCCTGGTGTCGTCCCGGCACCCGACCCCGCGGAGCGGTATGCGAGTCGGTGCGCGCCAGCTGGCCGTCTGGTCGTTCGTGATGGCCTCGGCACACGGCGCCGGCCTCATGGTGGTGCCCTTTGCGATGCGCGGGAACAGTACGGCAAGCCATCACGGAGGCCACGGAGGCGCTGCGCTGGCGGGCAGCAATGTCGATCTGTTCCTGCCGACGCTGGTCCACAGCGCTGCGTACCTGGTAGTAACCGGGTTGCTTGCCTGGAGCGTCTATCGCTGGATCGGCGTCGGATTTCTTCGCCGCTGGTGGATCAATGTCGACCTGGTGTGGGCTGTTGCGCTGATCCTGACGGGAATCGTTGGCGTGCTTCCCCGCTGAGCCGCCGAGGGGTCGGACAGATGGCAACTCTGTCCGGCCCCAGATCCGGGAAGGCCAGCCCGGCGCGATGGTGTGAGATGACTCGGTTGACGGCGCCGGTGACGAGCCGCCATTCCGCTGCGTTGGACGGGGTGTCGGAACCACACGAGACGTTCGACCTCGTGCCTTCTACTCCTGGGCTGGCGCCGCCGATCTCGCCGGTAGCGCCACCCGCCACTCGATCCACTCGACCCCCCCGGCCGCGACGATGTCGCGCAGCTGGCGCTCACGCCTGGTGAGGGTGGCCTCTCCGGTTTTGACCTCGACGAAGACGACCCGCTCGAGCGCACCACTCGACAAGCCATCAAAGACGACGAGGTCGACCGGCGAGCCAAGAAACCGCACATCCTTGGGATTGAAAGCGAAGCCGGGGAGATACGGCAGCAGCTGCTCCGCCACCTTACCGGCAATCACCGCCTCGCTCCGCTGCACCGCGTCCCGGCGCACCTCCCGCTCCCGGCGGCCGCGACCGAGTGCCAGCAGCGCCATCCCGACCAGAACTCCGGCCGCGAGCCCGACGACCAGCCCCAACATCAGATCTGACATGCGTTGCCTGTCTCCTTCCCGCCGAAGGATCCCAACCCGGTGACGGGATCCCGTCCTACCCCCGCACAAACGCCGAAAACTAGGCCACCTATTGACGAATCCGCCATGCCGACTCAACTTAACCATACGGTTTAACCAGATGGTTAGGACATGACCACAGTCGCCACCGACCCCGCCACCCGAGACGGCATCCTTGCCGCCGCCCACACCGTCTTCATGCGGCGCGGCACCTCCGGCGCCCGGATGCAGGAGATCGCCCGGGAAGCCGGGGTCAACAAGGCGCTGCTCCACTACTACTTCGGTACCAAACAGGCCCTCGCCGATGCGGTCTTTCGAACCGCCGCGTCGAACCTGCTTCCGACGGTCTTCGAGGTGGTAGGCTCGACCCTGCCGCTCGAGGAGAAGATCGAGCTGATCGTCGCCCGCTACATCGGGTTCCTGCGAGCCAGGCCGTACCTGCCGGGCTACCTGATCAGCGAGCTCCACGCCGACCCCGAACGGGCCGCGCTGCTGCTGCCGCGGCCGAGCGGTGCCGCGCTTGCCGCGCTGCAGGAGCAGCTCGACGCCGGCGCCCGCGACGGCGCTCTCCGCCCCATCCGGGCCGAGCATTTTCTGATCAACATGGTGTCGATGATCATCTTTCCGTTCCTGGTCCGTCCGATGCTCGACGTGATCTTCGGAATCGGCGGCGATCGGTTCGATGCTTACCTGACCGAGCGGCAGCACGCGCTGCCCACCTTCATCCGCAACGGGCTTCGACCATGATCCTCCTTGCCACGCTCTCGCTTCTGGGCGTCGCGGCAGGCGGCCCGGTCCAGGACACCCTCCGCCTGGAGACGCTCACCGCCGCCGCCCGCGACCGCGACCCGCGGGGTCGCCAGCTCGAGCTGCTGGAATCACAAACTGCGCTCCGGCTTCGCAACCTGCGCGCCGAGCGGTTGCCGCGCCTGACAGTGTCGGGCGAAGCGACGGCGCAATCGGACATCACCCACATCACCCTCGACGGCTCGCCGATCCAGCCGCCGATGCCGCCCAAGGAACAGTGGTTGACCTCCGTTCAGGCCGATCAGCTCCTCTACGATGGCGGCGCCATCGAAGCTCGGCGCGCAGTCGAACGGGCCCGGCTGGCCGAGTCGAGGGAATCGGTGCGCACCGCGCAGTACCGCCTCCGCGATGAGGTCAATGCCGCCTTCTTCACCGCGTTCCTGTTCCAGGAGCGCGACGCCGAGCTCGCCGCTGTCGCCGACGACCTCGAAGGGCGCCTGACGGTTGTTCGGGTGCGGGTTCGGGAGGGAGCCGCCCTGCCCGCCGATACCGCAGCCCTTGCTGCGGAACGGCTGCGGATCCGGCAGTTCCGTGACGATGCCCGGTCCTCCCGAGAGGCGGCCCTGGCGGTACTGGCCCGACTGACCGATCGCGAGATCCCAACTGCTGCCGTCCTGGTCCTGCCGGATCTCGCCTCAGCGGTAGCCGCTGCAGGGACCCGCGACTCGGTTCATGAACGGCCCGAGTTCGCCCAGTTCTCGCGCACGCGCGATCGCCTGGCCAGCGAAGCCAGCGCACTCGACGCCGAGCGACGACCGCGACTGATGGCATTCGGTGCCGGCGGATACGGCAACCCCGGTCTCAATCAGTTCAGTCCCACCGCGGACCCGTTCTGGCGAGCCGGGGTGCGGTTCGAGTGGCGGCCCTGGAACTGGGGCTCCACCGCGCGACAGAAGGAAGTCCTGACCCTCCAGCGGGAAGTTGTCGAGACAGAACAGGCAGCCTTTGCCAGGGGGCTGGACCGCGCGGTCCAGCACGACCTCGCCACGATGCGGCGCCTCGAGGCAGCCATCACCTCCGACAGCAGCATCATCCTGCTGGAGGAGCAGGTCGAGCGGCGCGCGCGGGTTCAGCTCGACGAAGGTGTGATC
This region of Gemmatimonadales bacterium genomic DNA includes:
- a CDS encoding aminotransferase class I/II-fold pyridoxal phosphate-dependent enzyme, producing MPARRTHTFTESVIRGMTRLATQHGAINLAQGFPNFPTPDVLKEAAAKAIREDINQYAITWGSKRLRDALARKYAEWYGMTVDPETEITVTCGATEAMAAVMLALVDPGEEVIVMEPFYENYGPDAILSEATPVFVPMMPGEPLDLDRLARAFSTKTRAIIVNTPGNPSGRVLTRAELTAIAELCEQHNVWAITDEIYEHIYYEGEHIPVATLPGMRDRTVTISGASKTFSITGWRIGTIISPASVTDAIRKVHDFLTVGAPAPLQEGLAVAMETLGRDYYESLERDYRARRDLLVGALNRAGFKCEAPQGAYYILADFTAIKKLRSDEFARWLTVEGGVATVPGTSFFSDPEMGRDYTRFAFCKTEDMLQAAVERLQRL
- a CDS encoding type II toxin-antitoxin system VapC family toxin, which gives rise to MNLVDSSAWLEYFAGTSNAGKFAAAVENVDRLIVPTIVLTEVSRRVMQQRGEDDALQVAALLHQGTIVPLDAALAFSAAQQGILHKLPLADSIIYATAGRYEAVVWTMDADFARLPNVRYYPKRS
- a CDS encoding AbrB/MazE/SpoVT family DNA-binding domain-containing protein, which codes for MSVVTVSPKFQVVIPRAIREQLGLEPGQKVQVLQYENRIEFIPIRSIRSMRGALKGIDTSVPREKDRV
- a CDS encoding YihY/virulence factor BrkB family protein; this translates as MRNRFATGWRILRRSVRIWSDRNATQAAGALAFYTLFSMAPLLIIVITMTGAFFGEDAAQGRIAGQIEELIGPRAAATVEDAVDRSRIERAGLLPTVIGIVLTLIGATTVFAQMQTSLNNIWEVKAKPSRSGVLAFLLTRLISFGMVLGIGFVMLTSFLITIAVTAAVHFAEEWIPVPGWVLAVVDLIVSLGVVTLLFVLIFRVLPDVKVSWKQAWHGSLLTAVLFVLGQVVISQYLTRAGPASAYGAAGALVLILMWVYYSAMISLFGAALTRALVEHREGDIVPARGAVEVRTEIVEEDTA
- a CDS encoding tetratricopeptide repeat protein, which codes for MSPWVTMFGGLRRGDPEEAETYARQARAISLRANGPDHPSVVSIDELLGRILLATRRHQDGLALLRKALADRRRLHGNADPRVAGALTTLAQELQRHGDPVGAERAMEEALAIRVATWGEDALLVAWTHRLLSELRLERGDLTGASASLDRAVAIAGNRLQPAHRDMQALYRALTVLHERTGRTAEAARFRSKLRADALTGLR
- a CDS encoding TetR/AcrR family transcriptional regulator — translated: MTTVATDPATRDGILAAAHTVFMRRGTSGARMQEIAREAGVNKALLHYYFGTKQALADAVFRTAASNLLPTVFEVVGSTLPLEEKIELIVARYIGFLRARPYLPGYLISELHADPERAALLLPRPSGAALAALQEQLDAGARDGALRPIRAEHFLINMVSMIIFPFLVRPMLDVIFGIGGDRFDAYLTERQHALPTFIRNGLRP
- a CDS encoding TolC family protein, producing MILLATLSLLGVAAGGPVQDTLRLETLTAAARDRDPRGRQLELLESQTALRLRNLRAERLPRLTVSGEATAQSDITHITLDGSPIQPPMPPKEQWLTSVQADQLLYDGGAIEARRAVERARLAESRESVRTAQYRLRDEVNAAFFTAFLFQERDAELAAVADDLEGRLTVVRVRVREGAALPADTAALAAERLRIRQFRDDARSSREAALAVLARLTDREIPTAAVLVLPDLASAVAAAGTRDSVHERPEFAQFSRTRDRLASEASALDAERRPRLMAFGAGGYGNPGLNQFSPTADPFWRAGVRFEWRPWNWGSTARQKEVLTLQREVVETEQAAFARGLDRAVQHDLATMRRLEAAITSDSSIILLEEQVERRARVQLDEGVITAADYIQARTEVLRARLAAQRHRVELAQAHARYLTTLGIDAR